A genomic segment from Candidatus Desulfatibia profunda encodes:
- a CDS encoding hydrogenase iron-sulfur subunit produces MPDWEPKIIAFLCNWCSYGAADLAGIGRLEYPPNIRVIRIPCTGRMSPKMALTALREGADGIWVSGUHPGECHYLEGNYYFRRKFLLFQNLMDYMGVERDRLHFSWISSSEATKFVDVVKEVTARIKALGPNQNFRKSMAQVA; encoded by the coding sequence ATGCCTGACTGGGAACCGAAAATTATAGCCTTTTTATGCAACTGGTGCAGCTATGGCGCTGCAGATCTGGCCGGTATCGGCAGACTGGAGTATCCGCCGAACATCCGGGTCATCAGAATCCCATGCACCGGAAGGATGAGCCCTAAAATGGCCCTGACCGCCCTGCGCGAAGGGGCCGATGGGATCTGGGTGTCCGGGTGACATCCCGGGGAGTGCCATTACCTGGAAGGTAATTACTATTTCCGCCGCAAATTTTTGCTGTTTCAAAACCTCATGGATTATATGGGCGTTGAACGCGATCGTCTCCATTTTTCATGGATATCCTCATCCGAAGCTACTAAATTTGTTGATGTGGTAAAAGAGGTTACGGCTAGGATAAAGGCTTTGGGTCCAAATCAAAACTTTAGAAAGTCCATGGCGCAGGTAGCTTAA